The Desulfovibrio sp. G11 region CCAGGACGGCAGGGCAAACTGGGGCTTTTCGTCAGGTTCGCCAAACTTGATGTCGCCCCAGCGGCTGAAGGCAAAGTAGAAGCAGAGAAAGATCAGGCCAACGGTTATCCAGAGGTACAGCGTGCCGAAGTTGGCCGCAAAAGGCTGGTAAATTGCCGTAAGCACCGATTCCGCAGCCTTGGGCACAATTACTGCGGGCAAACTGATGAGCAGCACGATAAGCAGGCCCGGAACAAATATCTTCCAGTCCGGTCGCAGGTCCTCGGCGCTGTTTTCGCCAGATGCGCCAGTGGGCTTGATTTCAGCCATGTTGCCTCCCGATGAGCAGATAGTGAAAAAGATTTTCACCCATTCTGCAGTAGTCGTGCCAAAATTCACCAAGCTGAAATACTTGTATTATTTTATAATGCCAAGCCCAAAGGCCCTTCTGCACGACAAACATGTCGCCTTTTACGACAAAAATGTCTTTTTAGAAAAATCTTTAAATCAAGCAAGTTAAACAGAAATCCCCACATATTACGCCATTTCGGTCGCCTTTGGTCGCCCGTGCAGGCCGAAAAGGTTTGTGCCCATTGTGTCATACTCAAAAATATTGCATATATATCCATGTAAAATGAGGCGTTATCAACGTTGGCATACTTATTGATTAACCTGGCGGCATCACACGGCAATCTTATGCTCGTCATGCATTATCAAGGAGGTTTATAGTTATGTCCGCCAAAGCCAAACGCGCCGCCCTTATCGGCTATGACTGCCTTATTCCCAAAAGGCTTGAACATATGCTGGCCCAGGGAGGGCTGGAAAATTTCCGCAAGTTCATGAACGAAGGCAGCTACATTCCCGAAGGGTTCAACCTGCCCACGGTCACCCCGCCCTCGTGGGCTACCATCTGCACCGGCGCATGGCCCCGCACCCACGGCGTGGAAGACTATTACTACTATCATGAAGGCCGCAGCCTGGACTATAAAGAAACCACCCAGGCTTTCGGCTCCGACATCCTGACCGCCCAGACCATCTGGGACGCCTGGGACAAGGCGGGCAAAAAGTGTCTTGTGATCAACTATCCCATGTCCTGGCCGTCCAAGATGGACAAAGGCGTCATGATCATGGGCGAGGGCCTCAGCCCCGCAGAAACGCGCTGGCCCCTGCACGGTAACGAACACAAGGAATTTCTCTGTTCTGAAAGCGTGATCTCCACCGACTACTATCCCATGGGCGCTCAGGGCGTTTTTGACGACGCCAAAGGCTGGAAAAACCTGCCCGAAGGCGATGAGCCGCTGGAAATGACCGTGAACATGACTTTCAAGGAATCCATCGAACCCATTGAAGATCAGGTATGGCACTGCCTTGTCTGGCAGAGCGAGGACGACGGCTATGACCGCATGGCGCTGTGCCCTGAAAAAGACTATGCCAAGGCCTTTTTCACCATCACCCTGGGCGCGTGGAGCGAGCCCGTGCAGCACGACTTTACCGTAAAGGCCGATGGCCGCACGGAAAAGGGCGTGTTCCGCTGCAAGCTCATGCAGCTGTCTGACGACGCTGAAGAATTCAAACTCTACGTATCCGGCATAGCGGGCAGCTGCGGTTTTGTGTCGCCTGCCGAAGCCGCTGCCCACATCGATTTTTCCAAAGACATCACAGCCAACGACATCGGCCTTGTGGCCTACCTGCACGGCATCATTGATACCGACACCGTGTGCGAACTCGTGGAATTTCACAGCGCGTGGCTCTGGAACACCATCAGCTCGCTTATCAAGGCCAATCCGGACTGGGATCTGCTCTACATGCACTCCCACCCCATTGACTGGTTCTACCACGGCTGGCTCAGCGATCTGGACAGCAAGGACGAAGCCGTCCGCACCCGTGCCGAAAAGATGGAACGCCACATCTACGAAGTGGAAGACCGCCTGCTGGGCCGCCTGATGGACATTATGGGCGATGAGACCCTCATGTGCGTCTGCTCCGACCACGGCGCAACCCCCATGGGACCCATCCTCAATACGGCCCACGCGCTCAAAGAGGCCGGACTGTGCTCCTACGAGCCAAAAAAATCGGAAAATTACTGGGACATCTACGAAGAAACCGAAGGCTTCAACTACGTGCTTGACGTGAACAAGTCCGTGGCCGTGCCCCAGCGCTACATGTTTGTCTACGTCAACCTGAAGGACAAATACCCCGGCGGCATTGTGGAAGCCGAGGATTATGAAAAGGTGCGCGACCAGATCATCGATGCCCTGCTTGACTACAAACACCCCGAAACCGGCGAACGTCCGGTGCTGCTGGCCGTGCGCCGCGAAGACGCCCATGTGTTCGGTATGGGGGGTGCACAGGCGGGCGACGTGGTGTACGTGCTCAAGCCCGAATACATGGCCGAGCACGGCTATGGCCTGCCCACGGGCGAATCCGGCTGCGGCAGCCTGAAGAACCTGCTCATGTTCCGCGGGCCGAACATCAAAAAAGGCTACCGCTACACGCGCCCGCGCTGGCTGGCCGATATCGTACCCACCTTCTGCTACGTGACAGGCAACCCCATTCCTGAAGACGCAGAAGGCGCGCCCATTTACCAGATCATGGAAAACCCCGACCTGGTGGACTAGCCAGCCCGCATTTGCAACCGGCGGGGCACGCCCCGCATCAGCCGCGCCCGCCCTCATGGGCGGGCGCGAAATAAAGGAAAGTATTATGGCAGAAAAAAAAGCAATACTGCTCCTGGCGCCGGAACTGAACCTGAACGCCGCGTCGGAAGCGCTCGACAAGCTGCGCAAAAAGGCCGCCCTGCTGCCCAACGCCTGCAAGGACGGCCTTGAGGCCCGCGCCGCGGCCCTTGGCGCAAAAACCGTAGACACAAGCGCCCTGACAGAGCAGAACGAAGAAGCCTTTTTGCTGCTCAAGGGCGGCGAGACCGAACTGGCCGCCATCCTTGAATATGCCGACAGGCGCACCCTTGTAGTGGTTGCCGGGGCCGACGCCGTGGCCTTTTACGGCCTGGCGGTCAACGGCAAGGCCGGCGCGGTAGAGCGTGCAGTCAGTGCCGAAGACATTGCCCTCACCATAGCTACCATCGCAGACCTGCCCATCACGGCGGAGTGCACCGGCGGCATCGTGTACCAGGTCATGAAAAATCCCAACCTGAAGCTCGACGAAATCCGCAAACTCAAGGAAGCTCTGCTGCGTATGGAATCTGTCATCCAGCGCGACAACCGCGAACCCTGGGACAAGCACGACTGCGCCTGATCTCCCTTGCCAGGAGACGCGTCCATACCCCACGTCGGGCGACCCGCCGCAAAACATGCGGCGCGGTCGCCCGCGCCGTTTCATGCCCGGCACGATCCGCATCCCCGCGCACAGGGTAACCGGAAGCGCCACGCAAACGCTTACTGTTCTTTCCGTGGCGGGCCGCCCTCAAGCATCAAGGTGCCCGTTCTTGGTTCGCTCATGCCAAGCCGCTTCATTTTACGTTGCAGTGTGCGCAGGTTAAGTCCCAGTGCATGTGCCGCCCGGCCCTTCTGCCAGCGACACTGGTCCAGGGCCTGCCGGATCATGCGTTCTTCCAGGCGCATGACGGCCTGATCCAGGGTGGCCGCCTCTGCCTCCACGGTAAGCACCAGCCCGGCATCGGCATGCAGGTCGCCCAGCGAAGACAGGGCTTCTTCGCCAAAGGCCATGTACCTGTCCAGAAAATTGTAAAGTTCGCGCACGTTGCCGGGCCAGTCGTAACGCTCCATGGCCAGGCGCACATGCCGCGGCAGCAC contains the following coding sequences:
- a CDS encoding alkaline phosphatase family protein, encoding MSAKAKRAALIGYDCLIPKRLEHMLAQGGLENFRKFMNEGSYIPEGFNLPTVTPPSWATICTGAWPRTHGVEDYYYYHEGRSLDYKETTQAFGSDILTAQTIWDAWDKAGKKCLVINYPMSWPSKMDKGVMIMGEGLSPAETRWPLHGNEHKEFLCSESVISTDYYPMGAQGVFDDAKGWKNLPEGDEPLEMTVNMTFKESIEPIEDQVWHCLVWQSEDDGYDRMALCPEKDYAKAFFTITLGAWSEPVQHDFTVKADGRTEKGVFRCKLMQLSDDAEEFKLYVSGIAGSCGFVSPAEAAAHIDFSKDITANDIGLVAYLHGIIDTDTVCELVEFHSAWLWNTISSLIKANPDWDLLYMHSHPIDWFYHGWLSDLDSKDEAVRTRAEKMERHIYEVEDRLLGRLMDIMGDETLMCVCSDHGATPMGPILNTAHALKEAGLCSYEPKKSENYWDIYEETEGFNYVLDVNKSVAVPQRYMFVYVNLKDKYPGGIVEAEDYEKVRDQIIDALLDYKHPETGERPVLLAVRREDAHVFGMGGAQAGDVVYVLKPEYMAEHGYGLPTGESGCGSLKNLLMFRGPNIKKGYRYTRPRWLADIVPTFCYVTGNPIPEDAEGAPIYQIMENPDLVD